From a region of the Dickeya poaceiphila genome:
- a CDS encoding M55 family metallopeptidase, translating to MKVFISADIEGIAGVMRPEQCSPGTPEHQIARGLMEQEVNAAIEGAFAGGASEVVVADSHAAMTNLRAEHIDPRARLVQGKPRGLSMVEGLQQQQFDGLMFIGYHSAAGEHGVLAHTINGRAFYRVRINGEVMGESDIYAAAGAELNTPLWLVSGDDTLQSWINRYYPAANYACVKRAISQTAAESLSPEAARNAIRLAATQAVQQAHKETTTRLQPPYELELMVAKPVLADLFCLIPGVIRKDAVTVGYQSPTIAPVISLLGAFSYLATTQN from the coding sequence ATGAAAGTATTTATTTCTGCGGATATCGAAGGCATCGCGGGTGTAATGCGCCCGGAACAGTGCAGCCCCGGCACGCCGGAACACCAGATCGCGCGCGGGCTGATGGAGCAGGAAGTGAACGCCGCCATCGAAGGCGCGTTTGCCGGAGGCGCCAGCGAGGTGGTAGTGGCCGACAGTCATGCCGCCATGACCAACCTGCGCGCTGAACATATCGACCCACGCGCCCGGCTGGTGCAGGGCAAACCGCGCGGTTTGTCGATGGTGGAAGGGCTGCAACAGCAGCAATTCGATGGCCTGATGTTTATCGGCTACCACAGCGCCGCCGGAGAACATGGCGTGCTGGCGCACACCATTAATGGCCGGGCGTTCTACCGGGTGCGCATCAACGGCGAAGTGATGGGCGAAAGCGACATCTACGCCGCGGCTGGCGCTGAACTCAACACCCCGCTGTGGCTGGTCAGTGGCGACGACACACTGCAAAGCTGGATCAACCGCTACTACCCGGCAGCCAACTACGCCTGCGTGAAACGCGCCATTTCTCAGACCGCGGCAGAATCGCTCAGCCCGGAAGCCGCGCGCAACGCTATCCGGCTGGCGGCGACGCAAGCGGTGCAACAGGCGCATAAAGAAACCACTACCCGTTTGCAGCCGCCGTATGAACTGGAGCTGATGGTCGCCAAACCGGTGCTGGCAGACCTGTTCTGCCTGATTCCGGGCGTCATCCGCAAAGACGCGGTCACCGTGGGCTATCAGTCGCCCACCATCGCGCCAGTCATCAGCCTGCTGGGCGCCTTTTCCTATCTGGCGACCACGCAGAATTAA
- a CDS encoding isoaspartyl peptidase/L-asparaginase family protein, with protein sequence MKPVIVIHGGAGALSRTAMDSEKEQRYRAALQAIVTCGQEILAANGSALDAVTEAVRLLEECPLFNAGKGAVFTHRGTHELDASIMDGRSLEAGAIAGVNHIRNPILAARAVLECSPHVMFTAEGAEAFAREQGLEMVEPDFFSTDERYQQLLKAQAGDGKILLDHDGERQMQGADPLDPDRKFGTVGAVALDAAGNLAAATSTGGMTNKRAGRVGDSPIIGAGCYANNRTVAVSCTGTGEVFMRTVAAYDVSALMEYGNLPLSQAADNVVMKKVLALGGSGGLIAVDHQGNIALPFNSEGMYRGYGYIGEEAVVGIYREGSCT encoded by the coding sequence ATGAAACCGGTTATTGTAATTCATGGCGGCGCGGGTGCGCTCAGCCGCACCGCGATGGACAGCGAAAAAGAACAACGCTATCGCGCCGCGTTGCAGGCGATTGTCACCTGTGGGCAGGAGATTCTGGCTGCCAACGGCAGCGCGCTGGATGCCGTCACCGAAGCCGTACGTTTGCTGGAAGAGTGCCCGTTGTTCAATGCCGGCAAAGGTGCCGTGTTTACCCACCGTGGCACCCACGAACTGGACGCCAGCATCATGGATGGCCGCTCGCTGGAAGCGGGTGCTATTGCCGGGGTTAACCACATCCGCAATCCGATTCTGGCAGCCCGTGCGGTGCTGGAGTGCAGTCCGCACGTGATGTTCACCGCAGAAGGCGCAGAAGCATTCGCCCGTGAGCAAGGGCTGGAGATGGTCGAGCCGGATTTTTTCTCTACTGATGAACGCTACCAGCAGTTGCTGAAAGCACAGGCAGGTGATGGAAAGATCCTGCTGGATCACGACGGTGAACGCCAGATGCAGGGCGCCGATCCGCTCGATCCGGATCGCAAATTCGGTACGGTCGGCGCCGTGGCGCTGGACGCCGCCGGTAATCTGGCAGCGGCGACCTCCACTGGCGGCATGACCAACAAACGCGCCGGACGTGTCGGCGACTCCCCCATCATCGGCGCCGGCTGCTACGCCAACAACCGCACCGTCGCCGTCTCCTGTACCGGCACCGGCGAAGTATTTATGCGAACCGTCGCCGCCTATGACGTCTCGGCGCTGATGGAATACGGCAATCTGCCGCTGTCGCAGGCCGCTGATAATGTCGTGATGAAAAAAGTGCTGGCGCTGGGCGGCAGCGGCGGGCTTATCGCCGTTGACCATCAGGGCAATATCGCACTGCCGTTTAACAGCGAAGGCATGTACCGCGGCTACGGTTACATCGGCGAGGAAGCGGTAGTGGGGATTTACCGGGAAGGAAGCTGCACATAA
- a CDS encoding HlyD family secretion protein encodes MIKFLTPKQWALPSGGIARFLTILLVIALLVVLWRWWTPPSDLTATAASERWVPIAPQRLETQLGLVGQIQAATRITLTAPFEGVVREVRVQEGQQVEKGQILLTLDPAQLVIQMRQAEADVLKVQREVQQLRQWDSSTDVARARRALSHARQSLSQTEASLRDTQALFARGIVARMEVDTLMQQVSTQRQDVISAQEELTAILARGQGEERKIAEMELLNAQSRYQTLEAMYARRDVVAPVAGFIVRAATPQSNKPMMVQPGIAVTPGVPLLTVIGQDHFEVLTRVEETDLHLLREGMPVQISGDGFAGQVLDGHIATIAMQTNATEGQGTGAYYDVVVAIDSPLSERSQPVRLGMSARLAVILYRNEQGIAVAPQAIQTDEQGRRYVRYRATPQAAVVNVPVTPGQSVLQGVEIQGLEAQGLTGYVQLPSR; translated from the coding sequence ATGATTAAATTTTTGACACCTAAACAGTGGGCGCTGCCATCAGGCGGTATCGCAAGGTTCCTGACCATCCTGCTGGTAATAGCGCTGCTTGTTGTGCTCTGGCGGTGGTGGACGCCGCCGTCAGACTTAACGGCAACAGCGGCATCGGAACGCTGGGTGCCCATTGCGCCACAGCGTCTGGAAACCCAGCTGGGTCTGGTCGGGCAAATTCAGGCGGCGACGCGCATCACGCTGACAGCCCCATTTGAAGGCGTGGTTCGTGAGGTGCGGGTACAAGAAGGGCAGCAGGTTGAGAAAGGACAAATCTTGCTGACGCTGGACCCGGCACAGCTGGTCATTCAGATGCGGCAGGCCGAGGCCGACGTACTGAAGGTGCAGCGCGAGGTACAACAATTACGCCAATGGGACAGCAGTACCGACGTGGCCCGTGCACGGCGTGCGTTAAGCCATGCCAGACAGTCGCTTAGCCAGACCGAGGCCAGTTTGCGTGATACGCAGGCGCTGTTCGCACGGGGTATTGTCGCTCGCATGGAGGTTGACACACTGATGCAGCAGGTGAGCACCCAGCGTCAGGATGTGATCAGCGCACAAGAAGAATTGACGGCGATACTGGCTCGTGGGCAGGGAGAAGAGCGCAAGATTGCCGAGATGGAGCTGCTTAACGCGCAGTCGCGTTATCAGACGCTGGAGGCGATGTATGCACGGCGTGACGTCGTCGCCCCGGTAGCGGGGTTTATTGTGCGAGCGGCCACGCCACAGAGCAACAAACCGATGATGGTACAACCGGGCATCGCGGTGACGCCGGGAGTCCCGCTGTTGACGGTTATCGGGCAGGATCACTTTGAGGTGCTGACGCGGGTAGAAGAAACGGATCTGCATCTGTTACGAGAAGGTATGCCAGTACAAATTAGCGGCGATGGTTTTGCCGGGCAGGTGCTGGATGGGCATATCGCTACTATCGCCATGCAGACCAATGCCACGGAAGGGCAAGGTACCGGAGCGTATTACGATGTGGTGGTTGCCATTGACAGTCCGCTGTCAGAACGCAGTCAGCCAGTGCGCCTTGGCATGAGCGCCCGGCTGGCGGTGATTTTGTATCGCAATGAGCAGGGGATTGCCGTTGCGCCACAGGCGATACAGACCGATGAACAGGGCCGGCGTTACGTACGTTATCGTGCAACGCCGCAGGCTGCTGTCGTCAACGTGCCTGTCACGCCTGGTCAGTCGGTGTTGCAGGGCGTGGAAATACAGGGTCTGGAAGCACAGGGGCTAACCGGTTATGTGCAGCTTCCTTCCCGGTAA
- a CDS encoding TolC family protein — protein sequence MVLLTVPAGFAAAALNPSQATRAGSSSFSANALPNAQRIELTLSDAIYLGLRDNRAIRSAYLDRVAQKFDLRVAEDRFTPKLALSGSYLSARNQADSYRQGSLTPTSTLLTPYGTRMSLGWTVRHTQADVAGVSRNDGANISVIQPLLRGAGRDVAAAPVRLAQLTEQMNRLGLKSTVSQTITQVIIAYRDLLRAQEQVQIAQDALERARQLLDVNRAMIAAGRMAEFEIVQTEAEVATQELSYEEARNQQETSRLALLQLLALGLNTPIVATDAMQASRIDVDAAQALRQAQASQPTYLSQLIGAEQAQINLTVARNERLWDVSLVGGRSQVSDSNTVSGHSRTWENYVGVQVDIPIGDMSRQQADIQAQVRVRNQALQLAEARQQLERDVTNAVRAIGVRWRQFEIAQRARDLSRRKLEIEREKLTAGRSSNFQVLSFENDLRNAENARLNALISYLNAQAMLDQTLGTTLESWDIALND from the coding sequence ATGGTGTTGCTGACTGTTCCTGCAGGCTTTGCCGCGGCGGCCCTGAACCCGTCGCAGGCAACCCGTGCAGGCTCCTCGTCATTCTCAGCCAACGCTTTGCCGAATGCCCAGCGTATTGAACTGACACTCAGTGACGCGATCTATCTTGGGCTACGTGATAACCGCGCTATTCGCAGCGCCTACCTTGACCGGGTGGCGCAGAAATTTGATCTGCGGGTGGCTGAAGACCGTTTTACCCCCAAGCTGGCGCTCAGTGGCAGCTATTTGTCGGCGCGAAATCAGGCGGATAGTTATCGACAGGGCAGCCTGACGCCCACCTCCACCTTGCTTACGCCCTACGGTACGCGCATGAGCCTGGGCTGGACCGTACGCCATACGCAGGCGGATGTCGCCGGGGTATCGCGTAACGATGGCGCGAATATTTCCGTTATCCAGCCACTACTGCGTGGCGCAGGCCGGGATGTTGCCGCCGCGCCGGTGCGGCTGGCGCAACTGACGGAGCAGATGAACCGGCTGGGCCTGAAATCGACCGTCTCGCAGACGATCACCCAGGTCATCATCGCGTATCGTGATTTACTGCGGGCGCAAGAACAGGTGCAGATAGCACAGGATGCACTGGAACGGGCGCGGCAACTGCTGGATGTCAACCGGGCGATGATTGCCGCAGGCCGGATGGCGGAATTTGAGATAGTGCAAACCGAAGCCGAAGTCGCCACTCAGGAACTCAGTTATGAAGAGGCGCGTAATCAGCAGGAGACCAGCCGGCTGGCGCTATTGCAGTTGCTGGCTCTTGGCCTGAACACGCCGATTGTGGCGACGGATGCCATGCAGGCATCGCGTATTGATGTCGATGCCGCTCAGGCGCTCAGGCAGGCGCAGGCATCTCAGCCGACTTATCTGAGCCAATTGATTGGCGCGGAACAGGCTCAGATCAATCTGACGGTGGCGCGTAACGAGCGGTTGTGGGATGTGTCGCTGGTGGGGGGGCGCAGTCAGGTGAGCGACAGCAATACCGTGAGCGGCCATTCGCGCACCTGGGAAAACTATGTTGGGGTGCAGGTAGATATCCCGATTGGGGATATGAGCCGCCAGCAGGCGGATATTCAGGCACAGGTCAGGGTACGCAATCAGGCGTTGCAACTGGCAGAAGCGCGCCAGCAACTTGAGCGCGATGTGACTAACGCGGTCAGGGCTATCGGGGTGCGCTGGCGTCAGTTTGAAATCGCCCAGCGCGCCCGCGATTTGTCGCGCCGTAAGCTGGAAATAGAGCGGGAAAAGCTGACGGCTGGCCGCTCCAGCAACTTTCAGGTACTGAGTTTCGAAAACGATTTGCGCAATGCGGAAAATGCACGACTCAATGCGTTGATTAGCTACCTGAATGCGCAGGCGATGCTGGACCAAACGCTTGGCACCACACTGGAAAGTTGGGATATCGCGTTAAATGATTAA
- a CDS encoding ABC transporter permease, producing MRERLSAYGPSLRQQLSEPLESLRLLGRRAVLALSGIAVGCGAVVALINIGHNAEAQAMAVFRNMGSDLLVATVQVPVGRQMPVYPATLPDMAALPQAVPDIRAASALIITSMASRIGGRSVNTVLAGVNPALSSVLDLQLAQGRFLSAFDAHSTHAVIGAHLVDELAAKGVQVVPGTRVQLGGYLFQVVGILQPRGQNPLLTVSVDDSILVPIEGMSRLIPAPNINTVLMRNRSGETLEQVASQVRSQLQLLLPGQQIEVQIPQQLLAGIAQQSRLFSWLLAGLGGISLIVGGVGVMNVMLMNVAERRREIGVRMALGARPRDIASLFLLEAVALTTAGALLGALAGVGAAWLFVVVSGWAGFVFAPLSLLLGVGSSVLAGLFFGLNPALAAARLQPVRALRDE from the coding sequence ATGCGTGAGCGGTTGTCGGCGTATGGCCCTTCTTTGCGCCAACAGTTGAGTGAACCATTGGAGAGCTTGCGCCTGCTTGGGCGGCGTGCGGTGCTGGCATTGTCAGGGATTGCGGTGGGATGTGGTGCGGTAGTGGCGCTGATTAATATTGGTCACAATGCCGAAGCGCAGGCGATGGCGGTATTCCGGAATATGGGCAGCGACCTGCTGGTAGCGACGGTGCAAGTGCCGGTTGGTCGCCAGATGCCGGTCTATCCGGCGACATTGCCGGATATGGCAGCGTTACCGCAGGCGGTGCCGGATATCCGCGCCGCCTCGGCGCTGATTATCACCTCAATGGCGTCACGCATTGGAGGGCGCAGCGTCAACACCGTGCTGGCAGGGGTCAACCCTGCTTTGTCATCGGTACTGGATTTGCAACTGGCGCAGGGGCGTTTTCTAAGCGCGTTTGATGCGCACAGTACCCATGCGGTCATCGGCGCCCATCTGGTGGATGAACTGGCGGCCAAAGGGGTACAGGTGGTTCCCGGCACGCGAGTACAACTGGGGGGCTATCTCTTTCAGGTGGTCGGCATTTTACAACCCCGTGGGCAGAATCCTTTGCTGACGGTTTCGGTTGATGACAGCATTCTGGTGCCCATCGAGGGGATGAGTCGTCTGATTCCTGCGCCCAACATCAACACTGTGTTGATGCGCAACCGGTCTGGCGAAACGCTGGAACAGGTCGCCTCTCAAGTGCGGTCGCAACTTCAGTTGTTACTGCCGGGCCAGCAAATCGAGGTGCAAATTCCACAGCAACTGCTGGCAGGCATTGCGCAGCAGTCGCGCCTGTTTTCCTGGCTGCTGGCGGGGCTGGGCGGCATCTCTCTGATTGTCGGCGGGGTGGGGGTGATGAACGTCATGCTCATGAATGTGGCCGAACGTCGCCGGGAAATAGGGGTGCGAATGGCGTTGGGCGCCCGGCCCCGCGACATCGCCAGTCTGTTCCTGCTGGAAGCTGTCGCTCTGACTACCGCGGGGGCGCTGCTGGGCGCGCTGGCCGGAGTGGGGGCGGCCTGGCTGTTTGTGGTGGTTTCCGGCTGGGCGGGGTTTGTCTTTGCACCACTCTCGTTGTTATTGGGCGTGGGCAGCTCGGTGCTGGCTGGGCTGTTTTTTGGCCTGAATCCGGCGCTGGCGGCGGCCCGTCTGCAACCTGTCAGGGCGCTGCGTGATGAATAA
- a CDS encoding ABC transporter ATP-binding protein has translation MPEAGTTDSLCLEHITYAYAAGTSAVQPVLHDVSLSIPKGQSCAIIGASGSGKSTLLNIIGLLDQPTSGRLWLAGNDMTQASADERAVMRNQAIGFVFQSFNLLPRLTLQDNVALPLYYRGVARPLARQRACEQLARVGLTGRYHHRPADLSGGQRQRVAIARALAGEPALLLADEPTGNLDSQTAQEIIDLLLTLNREQAVTLVMVTHDNSVAGRMQRCIQVRDGRIWEQSDA, from the coding sequence ATGCCTGAGGCTGGCACAACGGATTCTCTTTGTTTAGAACACATCACTTATGCCTATGCGGCAGGGACATCGGCGGTGCAACCTGTACTGCATGATGTCTCATTGTCTATTCCCAAAGGACAATCCTGCGCCATCATCGGCGCATCGGGTTCGGGTAAAAGCACCTTACTGAACATCATCGGGTTGTTGGACCAACCCACTTCTGGCCGCCTGTGGCTGGCGGGTAATGATATGACGCAAGCGAGCGCCGATGAACGGGCAGTGATGCGTAATCAGGCTATCGGATTCGTGTTCCAAAGTTTTAACCTGCTGCCCCGGCTCACCCTTCAGGACAATGTTGCCCTGCCGCTGTACTACCGCGGTGTGGCTCGCCCGTTGGCGCGGCAGAGGGCGTGTGAGCAACTGGCACGTGTTGGGTTGACCGGGCGTTATCATCATCGCCCGGCTGACTTATCCGGTGGGCAGCGTCAGCGTGTGGCGATAGCCCGTGCGCTGGCAGGCGAACCGGCACTGCTGCTGGCCGATGAGCCGACCGGCAATCTCGATAGCCAAACCGCACAAGAGATTATCGACCTGCTGTTAACGCTTAATCGTGAGCAGGCCGTGACGTTGGTGATGGTGACGCACGATAACAGCGTAGCCGGGCGTATGCAGCGCTGTATTCAGGTGCGCGATGGCCGTATTTGGGAGCAGAGTGATGCGTGA
- a CDS encoding serine hydrolase domain-containing protein, with the protein MTLHWQRAIDEARTITQSWHQPGEPGGAITLFDGEQIRAASCGGLADLAQNTPFTTQSVVRFASVTKHLFASLVTGAASQALALTDRLDQHLPQLTGENGQVTVGQALDMTSGLPDVRESLSLLGLSVYNATSADSLLAFLAENGALNYPAGREISYTNTGYRLVEEALKARGIYFADLLRRHINQPLGIALSAPETWFDIVPGLVPGYWRAPQGWQLSCAGLHLSTSGCVTGSVHDLTVWLQALLMNQGPGEGVLARLSQPRCLSDGRVTGYGLGVAHSRIGSAQLVGHGGSHAGYKSYFLLDPVSQAGVALVANREDVATYDSVLRVMSALLGQPLPTRGHSLTPGLYVAEQGGHWLEVKGPGACWLGATETLYHGEEPGVAVSLSSHLPMTLRQHGIAIAGEIGHARCRFLPVEADNSVAQLQGRWHWPDTRSELVIDGNRIVMGPGPAAITGLLQPLGNGRALATVQDGPWEKRFSLLVQNGYLTLLLNRSRVVRYQRG; encoded by the coding sequence ATGACGTTACACTGGCAGCGCGCCATTGATGAAGCGCGAACGATTACGCAATCCTGGCATCAACCCGGCGAGCCGGGCGGCGCGATAACGCTGTTTGACGGCGAGCAGATTCGTGCCGCCAGCTGCGGTGGGCTGGCGGATCTGGCGCAGAACACCCCGTTTACCACCCAGAGCGTGGTGCGTTTCGCCTCGGTCACCAAGCACCTGTTTGCCTCACTGGTGACGGGGGCGGCCAGTCAGGCGCTGGCGCTGACTGACCGTCTCGACCAACATCTGCCGCAACTGACTGGTGAAAACGGTCAGGTGACGGTCGGGCAGGCGCTGGACATGACCTCCGGCCTGCCGGATGTGCGCGAAAGCCTGTCGCTGCTGGGGTTATCGGTGTACAACGCCACCTCGGCTGACAGCCTGCTGGCGTTTCTGGCGGAGAACGGTGCGCTGAACTACCCGGCAGGCCGCGAGATCTCCTATACCAACACCGGCTACCGGCTGGTGGAAGAGGCGCTGAAAGCCAGGGGAATTTATTTTGCCGACCTGCTGCGCCGGCACATCAACCAGCCGTTGGGAATTGCCCTCAGTGCGCCGGAAACCTGGTTTGATATCGTGCCCGGACTGGTGCCGGGCTACTGGCGAGCGCCGCAGGGCTGGCAGTTATCCTGCGCCGGGCTGCATTTGTCCACCTCCGGTTGTGTCACCGGCAGCGTGCACGATCTGACCGTCTGGCTGCAAGCGCTGCTGATGAATCAGGGTCCGGGCGAAGGGGTGCTGGCGCGATTGTCCCAGCCGCGTTGCCTGAGCGATGGCCGCGTCACCGGTTACGGGTTGGGCGTGGCGCACAGCCGCATCGGCTCGGCACAACTGGTAGGGCACGGCGGCTCTCACGCCGGTTACAAGAGTTACTTCCTGCTCGACCCGGTATCACAGGCGGGGGTAGCGCTGGTCGCTAACCGCGAAGATGTCGCCACCTACGACAGCGTGCTGCGGGTGATGTCGGCGCTGCTGGGCCAGCCGTTGCCCACGCGCGGCCACAGCCTGACGCCGGGGCTGTACGTGGCGGAGCAGGGCGGGCACTGGCTGGAGGTGAAAGGGCCGGGTGCCTGTTGGCTGGGGGCGACCGAAACCCTGTATCACGGCGAGGAACCGGGCGTGGCGGTGTCGCTGTCCAGCCATCTGCCGATGACGCTGCGCCAGCATGGTATAGCGATAGCCGGAGAAATCGGCCACGCGCGGTGCCGCTTTCTGCCGGTGGAAGCCGATAACAGCGTGGCACAACTGCAAGGCCGCTGGCACTGGCCGGATACCCGCAGCGAACTGGTGATTGACGGCAATCGCATCGTGATGGGCCCTGGTCCGGCAGCGATCACCGGCTTGTTGCAACCGCTCGGTAATGGCCGCGCGCTTGCCACGGTGCAGGATGGCCCGTGGGAAAAACGGTTCTCGTTGCTGGTGCAAAACGGCTACCTGACGCTGTTACTGAATCGCAGCCGGGTGGTGCGGTATCAGCGCGGGTGA
- a CDS encoding ABC transporter ATP-binding protein gives MINVENLCIAFGSLKVVKGVSFALENGDSFGMVGESGSGKSTILRALAGLNTQWQGRIEFGGMAQSARRDRRFFRQVQMVFQDPYGSLHPRQTIDRILHEPLLVHRFDHAERRITQALDEVGLPAAARFRFPHQLSGGQRQRVAIARALIAEPEVLLLDEPTSALDVSVQAEILNLLTDLRLARRLTYIMVSHNLAVVAHLCQRVGVMQQGEMVEQLSVEDLRARNLHHPHTAELYDLSMTLEEPA, from the coding sequence ATGATTAACGTAGAAAACCTGTGCATCGCTTTCGGTAGCCTTAAGGTGGTGAAAGGGGTGTCTTTCGCGCTGGAGAACGGCGACAGCTTCGGCATGGTGGGCGAAAGCGGTTCCGGCAAGTCCACTATTTTGCGGGCGCTGGCCGGGTTGAATACCCAGTGGCAGGGCCGCATCGAATTTGGCGGCATGGCACAGTCAGCGCGGCGGGATCGCCGCTTTTTCCGTCAGGTACAGATGGTGTTTCAGGACCCGTACGGATCGCTGCATCCGCGCCAGACCATTGACCGTATTTTGCATGAGCCGCTGCTGGTGCACCGCTTCGATCACGCCGAACGACGTATTACTCAGGCGCTGGACGAAGTGGGCTTGCCCGCTGCGGCACGTTTCCGCTTTCCCCACCAGCTCTCCGGCGGCCAGCGCCAGCGGGTGGCGATTGCCCGTGCGCTGATCGCCGAACCGGAAGTACTGCTGCTGGATGAACCGACCTCGGCGCTGGATGTGTCGGTGCAGGCGGAAATCCTCAACCTGCTGACAGACCTGCGTCTGGCGCGCAGGCTGACTTATATCATGGTCAGCCACAATCTGGCGGTGGTGGCCCATTTGTGCCAGCGCGTCGGTGTGATGCAGCAGGGTGAGATGGTGGAACAGCTCAGCGTGGAAGACTTGCGGGCGCGCAACCTGCATCATCCCCACACCGCAGAACTGTACGATTTAAGCATGACGCTGGAGGAACCGGCATGA
- a CDS encoding ABC transporter ATP-binding protein, whose amino-acid sequence MLVEIENLRIAFANRTETVEAVRGVSFSVGKEKFAIVGESGSGKSLTARSLMQLLPGNAHMQADKLSFDGIDLRGASEKTLRQIRGKRVGFILQDPKYSLNPVMTIGQQVAEAWREHKGGSRRAAMDAAIDLLNQVRIRDPQRVAKSYPHEVSGGMGQRVMIAMMLAPDPELLIADEPTSALDATVQAEILCLIDYLVSQRGMGLILISHDLPLVSHFCDRVAVMYAGRIVEVLRASELLQAQHPYTQGLLACLPSLKHPRAWLPVLQRDPAWRNA is encoded by the coding sequence ATGCTGGTGGAAATAGAGAACCTTCGTATTGCATTCGCCAACCGGACGGAAACGGTTGAGGCGGTGCGCGGCGTCAGCTTCAGCGTCGGCAAAGAGAAGTTTGCCATCGTCGGCGAAAGCGGTTCCGGCAAATCGCTGACGGCCCGTAGCCTGATGCAACTGCTGCCGGGAAACGCCCATATGCAGGCCGACAAGCTGAGTTTTGACGGCATCGATCTGCGCGGTGCCAGCGAGAAAACGCTGCGCCAGATCCGCGGCAAGCGGGTCGGTTTTATCCTGCAAGACCCGAAGTATTCGCTGAACCCGGTGATGACCATCGGCCAGCAGGTGGCGGAAGCCTGGCGCGAACACAAAGGCGGCAGCCGCCGTGCGGCGATGGACGCCGCCATCGACCTGCTCAATCAGGTGCGTATTCGTGACCCGCAGCGGGTAGCGAAATCTTATCCGCATGAGGTATCGGGCGGTATGGGGCAACGGGTGATGATCGCCATGATGCTGGCGCCGGACCCGGAACTGCTGATTGCCGATGAACCCACCTCGGCGTTGGACGCCACCGTGCAGGCGGAGATCCTGTGTTTGATCGACTATCTGGTGTCGCAACGCGGTATGGGGCTTATTCTGATCAGTCACGATCTGCCGCTGGTGTCGCACTTTTGTGATCGGGTCGCGGTAATGTACGCCGGGCGGATCGTCGAAGTACTCAGAGCTAGCGAACTGTTACAGGCACAGCATCCGTATACACAGGGGTTGCTGGCGTGCCTGCCGTCGTTGAAACATCCGCGTGCCTGGCTGCCGGTGTTGCAGCGCGATCCCGCCTGGCGGAACGCATAA
- the nikC gene encoding nickel transporter permease, which produces MSFLVSRAWLLDETPATRRQAVWGQRYRLWLGFRTNPLAMFGLIIIATVMLLSLAAPWLTPYDPGFQNLSNRLATPSAAHWLGTDELGRDVFSRIVYGGRTTLGMVIAVVALTAPIGLLVGCIAGYAGGWLDKILMRLTDIFLAFPRLVLALAFVAALKPGVESTILAIALTAWPPYARLARAETLQLRHTDFIAACRLTGAAPLRIILRHIMPLCVPSLIVRVTLDMSSIIITAASLGFLGMGAQPPSPEWGTMIATARRFLFNAWWVPLVPCIAIFLTSLAFNFLGDGLRDVLDPKER; this is translated from the coding sequence ATGAGTTTTTTGGTCTCACGAGCCTGGTTGCTCGACGAAACGCCCGCCACACGCCGTCAGGCGGTGTGGGGGCAGCGTTACCGCCTGTGGCTGGGGTTTCGCACCAATCCGCTGGCGATGTTCGGGTTGATTATTATCGCCACCGTCATGCTGTTGTCGCTGGCGGCGCCCTGGCTGACGCCGTACGACCCCGGTTTTCAGAATCTGTCTAACCGGCTGGCCACGCCGTCTGCGGCGCACTGGCTGGGCACCGATGAACTGGGGCGTGATGTGTTCAGCCGTATTGTCTACGGTGGGCGCACCACGCTGGGCATGGTGATCGCAGTGGTGGCGCTGACCGCGCCCATTGGCCTGCTGGTGGGCTGTATCGCCGGTTATGCCGGTGGGTGGCTGGATAAAATCCTGATGCGGCTGACCGATATCTTTCTGGCGTTTCCGCGGCTGGTGCTGGCGCTGGCGTTTGTGGCGGCGCTGAAACCGGGGGTGGAAAGCACCATTCTGGCGATTGCGCTCACCGCCTGGCCGCCGTATGCACGGCTGGCGCGAGCGGAAACGCTGCAATTGCGTCATACCGATTTTATCGCTGCCTGCCGCCTGACGGGTGCTGCGCCGCTGCGCATCATTTTGCGCCACATCATGCCGCTGTGCGTGCCGAGCCTGATTGTGCGGGTGACGCTGGACATGAGTTCTATCATCATCACCGCCGCCAGTCTGGGTTTTCTCGGTATGGGCGCACAGCCGCCGTCGCCGGAGTGGGGCACGATGATCGCCACCGCACGCCGTTTCCTGTTTAACGCCTGGTGGGTGCCGCTGGTGCCCTGCATCGCCATTTTCCTTACTTCGCTGGCCTTCAACTTTCTCGGTGATGGCCTGCGTGATGTGCTGGACCCGAAGGAGCGCTAA